One window from the genome of Salvia miltiorrhiza cultivar Shanhuang (shh) chromosome 7, IMPLAD_Smil_shh, whole genome shotgun sequence encodes:
- the LOC130994033 gene encoding protein FAR1-RELATED SEQUENCE 9-like: MLKKYGLEDNDWLRRMFKLKEKWALVYGRQMFCADMTTTQRSESVNSIVKRYVNYKHKFLEFFNHFQRLLEDRRYEELKADFKANTSIPSMVYPVEILKHATSIYTPEVYKKFEQEWYKSHDSSLECFDDDGFLGRYKVTPHNKIHSHIVTFDSSSGKTKSSCRKFEFARILCSHILKVFTMKNVMKISSEYIMKRWTRQAKVGFIGESNLNKFNSDPKVLQNLRYKELCGLYVQLVTKASEDEDTYRLVKDGILKMFDMVDSRLQGQELDQHGDQTSLLLNETELQTNERNTCGAKGIKSKNKTTSGKRLRGGLERGSRKKKVGRKEVQRLSSDNLEGVQGNHDIVSDLPSVPYQGVNEIQVYANIFLVKVFLLIFVIYSLQLMLALGVLPILQNMIVDTDSVGAATALYLNLSCPE; encoded by the exons ATGTTGAAAAAGTATGGACTTGAAGATAATGATTGGTTGAGGCGAATGTttaaactaaaagaaaaatgggCCTTAGTCTATGGACGACAAATGTTTTGTGCTGATATGACTACCACCCAAAGAAGTGAGAGCGTGAATAGTATTGTGAAAAGGTATGTCAACTACAAGCACAAGTTCTTAGAATTTTTTAATCACTTCCAAAGACTTCTTGAAGATCGTAGATATGAAGAACTAAAAGCTGATTTCAAAGCAAATACAAGCATTCCATCTATGGTGTATCCGGTTGAGATTTTGAAGCACGCAACTAGTATTTATACCCCTGAAGTATACAAAAAGTTTGAGCAGGAGTGGTATAAATCCCATGATTCGAGTTTGGAATGCTTTGATGACGATGGTTTTCTGGGCAGATATAAAGTTACCCCTCATAATAAGATTCATAGCCATATAGTTACATTTGATTCATCAAGTGGAAAAACTAAATCTAGTTGCAGAAAGTTTGAATTTGCTAGAATTTTGTGTTCTCATATTTTGAAGGTATTCACCATGAAAAACGTTATGAAGATCTCAAGTGAATACATCATGAAAAGATGGACACGACAAGCAAAAGTTGGATTTATTGGAGAGTCAAATCTCAATAAATTCAACTCGGATCCAAAAGTACTTCAAAATCTACGATATAAAGAATTATGTGGGTTGTATGTTCAGTTGGTTACAAAAGCTTCTGAGGATGAAGATACTTACAGACTTGTAAAAGATGGTATTTTGAAGATGTTTGATATGGTGGATAGCAGATTGCAAGGTCAAGAGTTAGATCAACATGGAGATCAAACAAGTTTGTTATTAAATGAGACTGAATTACAAACTAATGAAAGAAACACTTGTGGAGCCAAAGGTATAAAGTCTAAAAATAAGACAACTTCAGGGAAAAGACTTAGAGGTGGCTTAGAAAGAGGttcaagaaaaaagaaagtggGGCGAAAAGAAGTCCAGCGTTTATCCTCTGATAATTTGGAG GGTGTCCAAGGAAATCATGACATTGTTTCTGATTTGCCCTCTGTACCTTATCAAGGGGTAAATGAAATTCAGGTTTAtgctaatatttttttagtgaAAGTCTTCTTGTTAATTTttgtaatatactccctcc AATTGATGCTGGCATTAGGAGTACTTCCAATACTACAGAACATGATTGTTGATACTGATTCTGTTGGAGCAGCTACAGCTCTTTACCTGAATCTTTCGTGCCCTGAGTAG
- the LOC130995827 gene encoding uncharacterized protein At5g01610-like — MEKAMVKMGSIKAGSFWLSKKAKEEFNNISQDLTTVSNVVEEKAKWIFDKLKGKPLRSLPDLLREYNLPPGLFPTNVTAYEYDETKSRLTVHLPFACEVSFKDSSVLRYAPRVKCILLKGKLIGIEGMKTKVLVWVKVTSAAVEGSKSEKLSFTAGVKKSRPKDAYVVPREAVRVEEF, encoded by the exons atggaaAAAGCAATGGTGAAAATGGGGAGCATAAAAGCTGGCAGCTTTTGGCTGTCCAAGAAAGCTAAGGAAGAGTTCAATAACATTTCTCAAGATCTCAct ACTGTCTCAAACGTTGTTGAGGAAAAGGCAAAATGGATCTTCGATAAGCTAAAAG GAAAACCACTAAGAAGCTTGCCTGATCTTCTACGAGAGTACAATCTGCCACCGGGCCTTTTCCCGACCAACGTCACAGCATACGAGTATGATGAGACCAAGTCGAGGCTGACTGTTCACTTGCCCTTTGCTTGTGAAGTGAGCTTCAAGGACTCGTCTGTCCTAAGGTATGCCCCTCGTGTCAAATGCATTCTCCTCAAGGGTAAGCTCATCGGCATAGAAGGGATGAAGACAAAGGTCCTCGTGTGGGTCAAGGTCACAAGCGCGGCTGTTGAGGGCAGCAAGTCAGAAAAGCTCTCTTTCACCGCGGGTGTTAAGAAGTCGAGGCCTAAGGATGCTTACGTCGTGCCCCGTGAAGCTGTTAGAGTTGAAGAATTTTGA